From the genome of Arvicola amphibius chromosome 9, mArvAmp1.2, whole genome shotgun sequence:
GACCAGCTGGCCATCGatccctgagatctgcctgtctctgccctccagcactgtgattacaggcatatgctgcCACCCCCAGCTTTTATGTAGATGCCTGGGACCCAAACCCGGGTACTTATGCTCACATAGCAGATCCTTTCTATaatcatggagccatctccctagccctataTGAGTCTGTAACCCTTCCTTTTCCTACAATTCTGCAAAATGTATGTCTATTCTTTCTTCAACTATGTCTGCCTTTCCATCCTTCCTTACAGGGATTCCAATTCATTTGGATCTCTGTCTTTTCTATGGCTCCTCCAATGCTTGGGACCTGCGACCCAACTgctgtccttctttctccacctccGCATCTGGACCAGGGAGGTCCTCTGTAGATCTTGATGTCCAGCCATCCTTAGAATGATGACCGCGTGAGCTCCCTAGGCATCGTTCCATGACCCTCCCTGTAAAGACACCTGACTCACCTGTGCTGAGAGCCATCGGTGAAAGAGCCAGTGGTTTCCTCTGGAGAAGTGGTCAGAACTAAGAAGGACACAAAGATGGTGGTTGCTCAGAAGACCAGGACCGAGATTAAGACTGGGTCCCAAGAACCATGAGAGAAAGTAGAGAAGGGTTTTAGATGGAACCCCATCTCAAAGCCTCTCAGGCCAGGGATACCTGCACCTAAAATCTTCAGcttatacttaaatttttttacgTATATAAGAGCATCAGTGCTAAATGTTGGCCTCCCCTAACCTCAACCTCCCCCACTCCAAATCAGTACTCTAGCACAgccctgatgtaggagtgtttctatctatctgttgtttcattggttaattaataaagaaactgcttggcctgataggtcagaacataggtgggtggagtagacagaacagaatgctgggaagaagggaagtgaggtagatgcctcaagcagtcgccatgattctcctctccaggatggatgcaggctagaatcttttcTGTAAGCCACCccccgtggtgctacacagattaataaatatgggttaatcaagatgtgagagttagccagtaagaggctagagctaatgggccaagcagtgtttaaaagaatacaatttgtgtgtagttatttcaggttttaagctagcagtgcgggagccaggcaggacaaaaagcaggcctgcccgcagctcctactacaCAGCCCCCATTACTCATTCATCACTCTTCTTTCAGCCTCTGGTGTCCACCCATCAATTTCCAATGTCTATTTACATCAgcattttgttgatgttgtttgatagtttttgagacaaggtcactctcactatgtagctctgacttgcctggaattctctgtatagaacaggctggcctcaaactcactgagatccacctgcctctgcctcttgagtgcttgggattaaagggcATGCCACCACGCACAGGTAGAATTTTCTTAACGTCAAatttccatgtagcccaggctgacctcgaacttactgtgtagctcaaaATAGTGAACTTgagatccacccacctccaccacccaagAGCTGGGACCAGAGGCTGGTAGGACACAATACTTCCAGGCTGTCTTCATGATTgtactaatttacattcccactaACCACAGGGTTTCCTTTCTTCATGTCTTCCCTGTGCCTGTTACCTCTTGGTTTTTGGGGAAGAGTAATCCTTACTAGAGGGAGATGATCTCACTGCGGCTTTCGTTCCTGTGCCCCTAGTAGTTTAGTGATGTGTGTtgtggcttggtttggttttgaaacCCGCTCAGATTGGACCAGGGATCTTTATGCACACATCAAACCTGGCCTCCCAGCGGGAAGTGGGTGGAGCTGGACCAGGCAGCACACTTCACCTCTCTGTATCCGAAGCCCTGAATGGAGCTTCCTCATTGCCAGTCCCTAGAGGATCCACCCAAGGGGAAGGCCCCACTGAGTCTCAGGCTCCCCGTGTTCCTGGCCATCTATCATTCCTCCTCATAAACCTACCTATCCTCGTTTGGAGCCCGACGCTGGTCCGTGGAGGAAGAGTGGGCATGgctgtaaaagaaaaagagatgatgaCTGTGTGGGATCTTGAAGGGGGAATCCAGTCCCACCCCCAAAGAGTGATGGGATATAGGAGAGCTCAGAGCAGGTCCTTGGGGGTCCCTTGGGCCAGCAGTGATCTGCACCTTAGGGTCTGCACGGGTTGCCTGTGTGTGAAAGAGaaccaaagggctggagagacggcttagccGTTGACAACACAGATTGTTCCTGCAGAGACcttagtttggttcccagtacccacactgggtGTTCACAGTCACTTGTGAGTCTAGCCTCAAAGGGATCCTACACTCTGGCCTCATGGGCGCTGGTACACATGTGGCTTGTGCCCATGGgtgcatataatttaaaataaaaacattcccacttttttttgagacagggtctctggttGGCcgggaattcactctgtagaccaggctggcctttacctcacagagattcacctgcctctgcttctcaaatgttgggattaaagttgcatCATGCCAGGCTAAAATAAAAGAGTCAGGAGAGACTGCAGGTCCCTGTTCTATGAAACTCAGACATCCCTTCTCAGTGCCACAGCAAGGAAGCTGTCCAAGGGGCCAGGGCATACTGTGCCCCTCAGTCAGAGCAGGTGGCAGGGTTGGAGCTGACAGAGACAAGGGAGAAGTGATACAGGTTTTCCCTTGGTCCCTAGGAGAAGGACCTCACCCTCACCTGGAGACACCACCAGGCTGATGTTTCGGAGAACTATGATTTTATTGTGGGAAACATTAAAGAGTCCGCACCAGTAGATCGCTGAGTTCTTCTCCGTGAGCcgagtggtggtgatgatgaagaGGCCGACTTCAGGTTTGTCCAAGATTGTATACTGTGATTCTGTGTCGGCCCTCCAAGGCTGGGAGGTTGTGACCACTCTGTTACATCTAGCTGGAGATGTCTGACGACACCACGATTTCGGCACGTAAGGCCCTGCCTCAGGCTTGTACTTGCAGTTCACAGAGAGGTTCTGTCCTACCGCTCTGTGAAGTTCCTCAGAAACAACTGTCGACCCCCAGACACCTGGACAACAAACCGTCAGGTCAGAGCCCCAGCTGGATACTTTGCTTACAGGGCTAGGAGAGCTGAGACGGGGTGACTTCTCGCATCAACTCAGAATGTGGCTCTGAAGTCATGCCCAGTCACAGGGTCAGCCGGATTCCTGCCTGACCCTTGTCCTCTAGACTCATTCCTCAACCCCTTGAGCCCCGAACCATCTCACCTGAGGCcaggtgcagcagcagcagcagcacaggggCGAATAGCAATTGTGAGCCCCTCCAAGCCATGCCCCGCTGATTCTGtcagtggaggagaggaggagaagggaggcttTGGACTGGGCAGGAGTCTCCACACTTCTCAGAATCTGTGAGCAGTAAATACTTAAGGAAGAACCAGGGCTTTGATTGGGGAAGTGGTTGGCCTGGGTAGGCGGGCACTGGGGGCCCATGAGAAGAACAGCAGCCAGGCCTGGACTGGGGAGCCCCAGCTACAGGGTCCATCTCTAGCCCTCATGCCTCAGACCTGCCCCCATTCCTTGCCTTCCTTTTGCTCATTATATCCCCATCTCCGTCCCTCTACACCATCTACCAATCACACTCCTTCATTAtcactacaaaaaataaaaataactatgtgAAGTAAAagtccccttcctcttttctttttcccagagaaaGGTCAAAGTCCACTAGAGGCGTGTCCAGAGTCCTGGGTATGCTCACCCTAAGATAAGTCGGAGGCCTCACTCCCAGGCAACAATGAGTTTTTATCCTGGAAGATTTGTAAGTCACCAGATTCCAATGCCAGGCTGTAAGGATGGTCCCCTAGAGAAGGCGAGGGGTGCTATTAGGAAGGAAAGGAGTGCCAAGGAAAGGTTACCAGAAGGGAAGTCAGGAGGGATCAATCCCTTCGGGGTGAGAAAGGAAGGTGGGGATTCATGACCATTGCAACTGGTGTTTGCTGAAGGGATGCACGGGTGAGCAAAGAGAATGGAAAACCTGCAGAAATTCCACACGCAAAAGTGTGTGGAAGAAATGGTGACCCATGCTGGAACCACCTAGCAATAATGACACTAGactttatattcaaaatataaaatactaacaCGTCCAGGTTAATGTAGGAAGATGGTAGAATAAATAAACACCAGGTGAGAGCATGACCTCCCACGAGCAAGGATTCCATGATGGGGGGCTGAAGGCCGGTGTCCCCCAAAGTCATGTGATGAAACtttaccaatccaaatttccacttcctttcctcctcccactctcctccctctccctccactcagcctcacccccaaccccctccaatcttaagagaggacaaggcaccctgccccaTGGAacatccaaggccctccctactacatctaggttgagcaaggtatacatccaaagagaataggatcccaaaaaccagtacatgcagtagagacaaatccctgTGCcactgtcattggcccctcagtcctctattgcttagggtcttagctgaggtcatccttgtggactcctgggaatttttctagagtccggtttcttgctaaccccaaaatggctccc
Proteins encoded in this window:
- the Treml4 gene encoding trem-like transcript 4 protein; amino-acid sequence: MAWRGSQLLFAPVLLLLLHLASGVWGSTVVSEELHRAVGQNLSVNCKYKPEAGPYVPKSWCRQTSPARCNRVVTTSQPWRADTESQYTILDKPEVGLFIITTTRLTEKNSAIYWCGLFNVSHNKIIVLRNISLVVSPAMPTLPPRTSVGLQTRIVLTTSPEETTGSFTDGSQHRNQSSSSTAGGVSPRLLVFVHYGLLLLKGLMLSVLCVVLYWRSCQGREYAAETVTMEVTEYASLPDISESLGTRSRISEYEKNAYSPNPAQ